One Pseudomonas sp. B21_DOA genomic window, GGCGCTGTCACGAAAGCAACATCCAGTACCTGGTCCCTGCAGGGGCGACCGATCACCCACGTTGATGTGCTCGGTACCGACAACAGATCTGAATACGATGAGTTCGGCCGCCTTCTATCCGCCTCGCAAGGGTCGCTGAAAACCGAGTTCCACTACGACGCCCAGACGGGAATGCTGGAGTGGACGAAAACCGAAGACACGTCGATCAAGCGTCATATGATCACCCGGTTCGTCTATGACGATATCGGTCGTGAAACCCGGCGTACATTCGAGATTCAGGGCCAGCCTGACCAGACGCTGCAATCGACTTACACGCTTGCCGGCAAACTGGCGCAGAAAGTCTCCAGGCGCGGCACGCAGATTTTGCGTGATGAGCAATTCACCTACGATGTGCGCGGGCGTCTGATCCAGTACGACTGTGCCGGCACTCAAAAGCCCCGCGATCCGTATGGCAAGGAAATCGTCCAGCAGACCTTCACCTTCGATGCGCTGGACAACATTCTTACGGTGCAGACGAAGTTCCCGCTGGGCGTGAATCTCACCACGTTCAGTTATGACAATCCCGATCCTGTACAGCTCAGCGCAGTCAAACATTCCCATGTCGACTATCCACCGGCAGTGACACTGGAATACGACGCCAACGGCAGGATGATCAAGGACGACCAGGCGCGAACGCTGGCCTATGACGCGTTCGGACGTCTTGAGCAATTGTCCGACGCAGGGGATCAGTAATCCGTGGCTACCATTACGACGGTCTCGACGATCTGGTTGAACTGTCGCAACCCGAAAAGGCGACTGTGCAGCGTTATTACCACGCAGGCCGGGTCGCCAATGAGGTGAGTGGTGAAAATTCATCCAGTGTCGTGCGTCACGGTGGCGCGCTTGTGGGACAGCGGCAACTCGGTTTGAACGCCAGCGCACAGCTGTTTGGCACCGACCAACAGCAAAGCGTGCTGGCAACACTGGGTAAGGAGGAGCACCTCACCGATTGCGCCTACAGTCCTTATGGGCACCGTCCTGCCGAAGGCGGATTGTTCAGCCTGGCGGGGTTCAACGGCGAACAGCTGGATCCGGTTACCGGGCTGTATCTGCTGGGCAACGGTTACCGGGCCTATAGCCCGACACTGATGCGTTTTCTTTCCCCCGATAGCATGAGTCCGTTCGGTGCGGGCGGATTGAATGCCTACAGTTATTGTCTGGGCGACCCTGTCAATCGGGTTGACCCTACCGGGCATGTCTCCTGGCAATCGATCCTCGGCATCGGCCTCAGTATTCTCGGGATTGTTGCCAGCGTGGTGACGATGGGCGCGGCAACGCCATGGGCAGTGGCGGCATTGGGGCTGGCGGTTACTTCAGGCCTGGCGGGTATTGCCAGCGAGGTGGTCAATGAGCTGGCACCGGGTTCTCAGGCGGGCGAGATATTGGGCTGGATCAGTTTTGGTCTCGGGCTGGCTTCGCTCGGTGCAGGTTTGGCGGCGGGTGCAAAAGCTGCTGTGAATGCGGGCAGGAAGATGGCTTCAGCTTTTAGTAAAGGCCTCAGTCCCGGTGCCAAGGACGCAGCCAAAGCGGCACGACATATTAAAAAGGGTGGAAAAGGCGCAAGGGCTGCGGCCAAAAAGCCCAGGCGCCCGTGGAGGAAGTCACGGAGAGACCTTGGCAATTAATCCGGCCGGATACAGAAGAGTACGTCTATGCCACTCATAAGACGATGGCCGACCAATTCTTCGGGTACGTGGAAAGCGATATGTCCCCCTCCAGGCAGCCAGGAAATCCAGGATGTTTTACGAGGAATTCGGCGCAGCCGGGGATGGAAGAAAAGTAACGCATGTTTTTTCGCAGCCTCGAAAGGACGTGGGGAGCGTATTTATCTTCTAGAGGACAGTAAACAGAGAGTTTGCAAAGTCCTGCAGGCGGGTGGCCATTGGTCCGACGGGGAGACCAACGCAATAATGAGATCGGCGAAAAATATGGTTACAACGCGCACATGAGCACTGTGAATACTTCGCCTGCCCGTTATGGGTGTGAAGGTCTGGAGTGCTGTTCAAGCGCCCACTCCACGTGTTCTTTAACCAACTCTGACGGATAGTCCCGTCGCGCCTTCAACGCTTCCAGCACCGGAATCGTTGAAGGCGCATTCTAACCCCACCGCGAGATTGCGCAACCAGCGCTCATACCCGGCACGCCGCAACGGCGAGCCTTCAGTGCTGCTCAAGAACTTCTCTTCATCCCACAAAAACAGCTCAGCCAACTCGGCATTGTCGAGGTTGTGTCGTGGCTTGAAATCGCTTTCCCCGGAAGGTTTGGCGAAGCGGTTCCACGGGCAGACGATCTGGCAGTCATCGCAGCCGAACACCCGATTGCCGATCAGCGGCCGCAACTCTTCGGGGATGGCGGTCTTCAGCTCAATGGTCAGATAGGAAATGCAACGCCGGGCGTCCAGCACATAGGGGCCGACGAACGCATTGGTCGGGCAGATATCCAGACACGCCGTGCAGCGCCCGCAATGTTCGCTGCTGTGCGGTTCGTCCACCGGCAACGGCAGATCGACGAACAGCTCACTGAGGAAGAAATAACTGCCGGCCTTGCGGTTGAGCACCAGAGTGTTTTTGCCGATCCAGCCTAGCCCGGCCTGTTCGGCGATGGCTTTTTCCAGCACCGGTGCGCTGTCGACGAAGGCACGGAAACCGAACGGGCCGATCTGCGCCTGAATCCTGTCGGCCAATTGTTGAACACGTTTACGGATCAATTTGTGGTAATCGCGGCCCAAGGCATAACGCGATACGTAAGCCTTTTCCGGTTCAGCCAGGCGTTTGGCCATTTCGGTATCGCCCGGCAGGTAGTCCATGCGCAGCGAGACCACGCGCAACGTACCCGGCACCAACTCTTCGGGATGCGAGCGTTTGCTGCCATGGGCGCCCATGTAGTCCATGTCGCCGTGGTAGCCGGCCTCGAGCCAGCGCTGTAGATGCTGCTCGTGCTCGGCCAGATCCAGACCGCTGATGCCGACTTGCTGAAAGCCCAGGTCGCGGCCCCAATCCTTGATCGATTGGGCGAGGGCGGGCAGGTCTGTGGTGATGGCGGACATGAGGCGAGAGAAACCGGAGCTGAGGTGCGTATAATTCTGCCAGACATCGGAGCCCGAAGACGCATGCCGCAGACGAAAGATGAATTACCCGACGCGCTGTACCGCGCCGCGCAGGTGCGCGAACTCGACGCGCGGCTGATCGCCGCCGGTACGCCGGGCTTCGAATTGATGCAACGCGCCGCCCGCGCGACGTGGCGCGCACTGGTGCGCAAGTGGCCGGCAGCGAACGAGCTGACCGTGCTCGCCGGGCACGGCAACAACGCTGGCGACGGTTATCTGGTGGCCGGGCTGGCGCTGCGGGCCGGTTGGACGGTGCGCGTTCTCGCCGTCGGCGATCCGCAACGTTTGCAGGGCGATGCCGCACTGGCCCATGCCGAATCCGTAGCTGCTGGTGTTGTGGTGCAAGGCTGGCAGGGGCAAAGCGAGCTGCGCGGTGTCGTCCTCGATGCCTTGCTCGGCACTGGCCTGAGCGGCGAAGTGCGTGAGCCGTATGCATCGGTGATCAAGGCGATCAACGCCTGCGGTTTGCCGGTGGTGGCGGTCGATATTCCGTCAGGGCTATGTGCCGATACCGGGCGTGAACTGGGCGTCGCGGTCCGCGCCGATCTAACGGTGACATTCATTGCTATGAAGATCGGGCTGTTGACCGGCGACGCGGCGGATCATATTGGCGAACTGGTCTTCAACGACTTGCAAGCCACCGACGAAATTTTCAGTGACATTCCCGTCTGCGCTCAACGCCTGAGCGCCGCTAATCTTCCAGCACTTGCGCCGCGCGCGCCGACCTCGCACAAGGGCCGCTTTGGCCATGTGCTGTTGATCGGCGGCGATCATGGTTTCGGCGGGGCGATCCTGCTCAGCACGGAAACGGCCTTGCGCAGCGGCGCGGGCATGGTCTCGCTGGCGACTCGGCCAGAGCATGTGCCAGCGGCGCTGACCCGCGTGCCAGAGGCGATGGCGCTCGGCACCTCGTCAGCCAATCAACTGATGGGTCTGCTGGAAAAGGCTTCGGTGCTGGTGGTCGGGCCGGGGCTCGGTCAAGCCAGTTGGGGGCGCGCCTTGTTGTCGGCCGCCGCCAACGCACCGTTGCCACAGGTGTGGGACGCCGACGCGTTGAACCTGCTGGCCAGCGCTTTTGTCCAGTTGCCCGAGGGTTGCGTGATTACCCCGCATCCGGGCGAGGCGGCGCGCTTGCTTGGCGTCAGCACCACCGAGGTGCAGGCCGATCGCCCGGCCGCTGCTATGGCGTTGAGCAAAAAGTATTCAGCGGTAGTGGTTCTGAAAGGTGCCGGCAGTCTGATCGCCCATCCAGACGGGCGTCTGGCCCTGTGTCACCAAGGTCATCCGGCGATGGCGACGGGCGGGTTGGGTGATGTGCTGGCCGGTCTCACCGGCGCATTGCTGGCCCAAGGCATGGGCGCGTTCGATGCGGCATGCCTGGCCGTCTGGCTGCACGCCAACGCGGGTATGCAACAAGGCAAATTCGGCCGTGGGCTGGCGGCCAGTGATCTGATTCCAGCCATTCGTCAGTTGTTGGAGGAGCAAGCACCGTGTCTGAAGTAACCCTGTACCTGGCTGATGAACAGGCGATGAGCGACTTTGGCGCACGGATCGCCCGCGTCACCCAGGGCCATGGCCTGATTTTTCTTGAAGGCAACCTGGGCATGGGCAAAACCACGCTCTCGCGTGGCATCATTCGCGGGCTGGGGCATGTTGGCGCGGTAAAAAGTCCGACCTTCACCTTGGTTGAGCCCTACGAGATCGGTGACGTTCGTGCCTTCCACTTCGACCTGTATCGACTGGTCGATCCGGAAGAGCTGGAGTTTCTCGGTATCCGTGACTACTTCGAAGACGATGCCCTGTGCCTGATCGAATGGCCCGATAAAGGTGCAGGCTTTTTGCCAAAGCCTGACCTGACCATTACCATTGGCCCGCAAGACAGCGGGCGTTCGCTGAAAATTTTAGCCCAGGGCTCGCGTGGCGAGGCCTGGTGTGCCGCTTTGGCATTGGAATCCAATTAAATGATGGGGTTTGGTATGCGCTTTCGCGCGTTGGTGGCTGCCGCTGGACTGATGTTGATGGCAGTAACCGTCAACGCTGTGGCCGATTCAAAGGTCAACAGCGTGCGCCTGTGGCGGGCGCCGGACAATACGCGACTGGTTTTCGACCTCAGCGGCCCGGTGCAGCACAGTGTCTTCACCCTGACTGCCCCGGATCGGTTGGTGATCGACATCAACGGCGCCACCCTCGGCGCGCCGTTGAATGTGCAGACCGCGAACACGCCGATCACCGCGATGCGCTCAGCCCAGCGCACGCCGACCGACTTGCGGGTGGTCATCGACCTGAAAAAGCCGTCACCCCGAAAAGTTTCTCGCTGGCGCCGAACGCGCAGTACGGCAACCGTCTGGTGGTCGATCTGTTCGACAACCCGGCCGATGCCGCGCCGCCGCCGGCCCCGACACCTTCGGTGGCGACCGTGC contains:
- a CDS encoding RHS repeat-associated core domain-containing protein, with the protein product MQRYYHAGRVANEVSGENSSSVVRHGGALVGQRQLGLNASAQLFGTDQQQSVLATLGKEEHLTDCAYSPYGHRPAEGGLFSLAGFNGEQLDPVTGLYLLGNGYRAYSPTLMRFLSPDSMSPFGAGGLNAYSYCLGDPVNRVDPTGHVSWQSILGIGLSILGIVASVVTMGAATPWAVAALGLAVTSGLAGIASEVVNELAPGSQAGEILGWISFGLGLASLGAGLAAGAKAAVNAGRKMASAFSKGLSPGAKDAAKAARHIKKGGKGARAAAKKPRRPWRKSRRDLGN
- the tsaE gene encoding tRNA (adenosine(37)-N6)-threonylcarbamoyltransferase complex ATPase subunit type 1 TsaE — translated: MSEVTLYLADEQAMSDFGARIARVTQGHGLIFLEGNLGMGKTTLSRGIIRGLGHVGAVKSPTFTLVEPYEIGDVRAFHFDLYRLVDPEELEFLGIRDYFEDDALCLIEWPDKGAGFLPKPDLTITIGPQDSGRSLKILAQGSRGEAWCAALALESN
- a CDS encoding NAD(P)H-hydrate dehydratase; the protein is MPQTKDELPDALYRAAQVRELDARLIAAGTPGFELMQRAARATWRALVRKWPAANELTVLAGHGNNAGDGYLVAGLALRAGWTVRVLAVGDPQRLQGDAALAHAESVAAGVVVQGWQGQSELRGVVLDALLGTGLSGEVREPYASVIKAINACGLPVVAVDIPSGLCADTGRELGVAVRADLTVTFIAMKIGLLTGDAADHIGELVFNDLQATDEIFSDIPVCAQRLSAANLPALAPRAPTSHKGRFGHVLLIGGDHGFGGAILLSTETALRSGAGMVSLATRPEHVPAALTRVPEAMALGTSSANQLMGLLEKASVLVVGPGLGQASWGRALLSAAANAPLPQVWDADALNLLASAFVQLPEGCVITPHPGEAARLLGVSTTEVQADRPAAAMALSKKYSAVVVLKGAGSLIAHPDGRLALCHQGHPAMATGGLGDVLAGLTGALLAQGMGAFDAACLAVWLHANAGMQQGKFGRGLAASDLIPAIRQLLEEQAPCLK